The Plectropomus leopardus isolate mb unplaced genomic scaffold, YSFRI_Pleo_2.0 unplaced_scaffold2405, whole genome shotgun sequence nucleotide sequence GACTGCCCACACGCAAACTCCAACCTGTAGTTCTTTCTTGACTCCAACTACGTCATTACAACATCAAATAAATGCTCTGGGTGCAGGAAGAACAGATTTTCCTACTGCAAACTCAGCTGTCTCTGTCAATATAACACACGTTGAGGAATGTATTGCTTCAACTGACTACATTTACCATCAACACTGATGGGACATTTACATAAAAGTTGGTGAAATTTCCCATTGAGCTTGTAACAAATGCAATGTGCAAGCCATAAATGTGGCACATGTTGTGAGTGACAAATTAGACTAACATGGGTATTGATGCGGTAGGACATGAGCTCAGACTCCCCGTCTGGAGGAATGAAGGAGATTGTTCGATCACTCTCAAAGCGCGACAGACGCACACACTGGTGGAACTTCACATCCTCCATCACCACTGTCTTTCCTTTGTCACCTGAACgcaaacaaagcaaacagtgGTATTGAATCAAACATAACAGATGCATGAGCTACAAATACAGCTTGATATCTGAAGTAAAAGATGGCTGTCATAGCTGTAGTAAACGTACGTCCAGTGAGAGCAAAAAGCACTCGATCATTGAGGCCCAGCCGCAGTTCAGGCATCCCAGAGAGCATGGTTTTCAGCTTGATGCTGCCCACGATGTCGCTGCTCATTACACTGCCATTAGCATTCACCttaacaaacaacacacagcgGTGAATAAATCTGAATGCTTTGTTTAGTTGAAGAAATCATTCTAATCTGATTTGAGTCAATAAATAGTAAGCCAAGAAAAATAGCgaatgaatttaaaattttagaGTAATATTAGCACACATAAATTTACATACAAATAGGAAGAATTATTGTGTCCCGTCTTACCAGCACGTTGATGGACTCAATGACATCAATGAAGACCTCGTTCTTCTTGTATTTGATACCCTCTGACCTCCAGGAGACGGCGTTGGTGACGGTGGTCGGCACCTTGGACTTTGCCACCTCGAGCTTGGCACCTTCCTGAGTgatgtatctgcattttatgaGTTAGAGGATGCTGTTATTCAATGCCACACTCTTTAtgaatttatattatatatttacatatttacatatatgtTTTTGGGTATATATCTGGCAAGAGTCTCACTCCTGTAGGATCTTGCTGTCAGTCGTTTGAGGGAATCCAAAGTCCATCAGCTCATCCAGCAGCTCGTAGACGACCACAAAATTATCCTGAatgctctcctcctccagctctttgAAGTACTCTGTGAACACCTGAATAATATAACAtacatcagcctcagctgcgGTTTATTCTTGCAAACTGTGCAACAAATAagtacacaaacattttaaattttgagtcACCACTGTATGTTCAACTGACCTCAACTAGTTTGTATAGAAATGAGTACACGAGGGAGGCGTTAGAGTTCTTGTTTGTAGTGGCCACCACTGTGCAGTCATCAGGTCAAGGagtaatatatatacattactttttaaagttaagatCACCGCTACTGTTCAGTTCACAACATTCTctgatgttttgaaataaatgctGGCCTGTCAGATCAAGCTGACtgcatttctttattatttattcttcaTGACTCTAAAAGCTAATGGATGCCAGCAACAGACTAACAAAGGCAAGGATACGGTACAGGTTGCTGTGTTTGATCCACATGAAGTGGACGTTGCCGTGTGACATCACAGGGCAGAGGAGCCCTTCCTCTTCATGTTGCATGAGTAAAGGTAGAAAGTGGTCGATTTCCGCCATGTCCACATCGCCTTTGTAGTTTCGACAAATCAACACCTGAGCGGGAGGAATAGCATCACCATAGTTATCAGACAACTGTGTGTTGAACTAAACAAGGTCATGAGTGACAGAGAAGAAGCAACTTGTACATTTCAAGCTTTAGTCTTTACCTGTGCATCAATTCAACATGGAAATAATTTGACGCAAAGTACTACATTAAAGTATAATAGAATACCAGCTAAAAgatctttactttttttcaccttgaaattctatgacttttccgaAAATGACTccaacatgagaaaaagtgaaacattgcCTTTGTTCATATTTCCATGAAAGCTGCACGCCGACAGGATAAAAATCTTATCTtatgggtcatttttgacccggcagttataaaatcattttcataccacaaaacacacacacacacacacacacacacacacacacacacacacacactcacacaaaaatacatctgcaaaatccatgcacacacacttgcatactGTCCTCATTGTACAGTATAATATACTAGGGTGCTATAGATTGTTATTGATATCCCTATTCTAAACCCCTATTCAAAActacattttgcacatttcttctaTTCTTAGGCTACTCAATGGATATAGCTTGCTAAAAGAATCTGTTTACACTTATCACTTATGCAGTACCTTTAGCAATAAtagcaataacaacaacaacaataataataataacaataataataataaacctctACTTTAGTAAAGAAAGCAATTATGAGAGGtgtgttgtaataaaaaaaagagtggatTCCAGTGATAAAATGCAGCCTTTTGGAACTATGAAGAGGGAAAACAGATATTTACAATGTTTGTCATGAATGACAGTTTGTATCTtcatgcaaaatagatttgggttttaaaatgcagctgttttgttttaggaGTTTAGTGAAGGTGGgtcattctttttttcacccTTAGAACAATTAGAATATAAAGAAACAGCACAAGGGTTAAGACAGGACCGATGATAAACAGGTAAAATCTGACTCCTGCTGAGGATCTAAAAACTTATAATGTTATAGCCTACATTAAATGAAGTGTCAAATGTGAGttaacacaacacatacactctgtcaacacacacacacacacacacacacacacacacacacacacacttaaaaccATGTGTACTTCTATGCCTCAGTAACAGTAATTTGTTTGTCAGGTTACACCGCCTctctggagagaaaaaacatgtttgtccCTGCACTGTGACAACAAAAAGATATTGATACAACTGCTGCAGCCTGTAGTTCAACTGACAGACATTAACCGGAAGTAAAGCAGAAAAGGCCAATGAATGAGTGCGTGGCAACctctttattaatttttaacgACGCTATCAATGTTTAACAGTTAAAGCAACAGTTCAAAACTTCAACTAAACAGCCAGTAAAAGGAATAAATGTGGGATTATATAACTCGTGTCGCTGAAAATAGGCAGATATCATCGTGTGCAATCAGCTCCAGCTTTAATCTTACCTTCCCCTTCAGGTCCAGCACAAATATAGCCGAGGCAGACATCGTGTTTGATTCCACAGCAGATACAGCAAAGCACACAAAGTAGGACTAAAGTTCAACTCGACTAATTCACTACTTCAAAATTCGTTTCGCCATCCAAATTTGAGACAATCATCAGCTTGAGGTGACCGCGGACTCCTCCGTTTCTTTTTCCTGAAGGGGCTGTGACGTCATCACACGCAGGTGAAACATTTACCAGCTCACctgagcacagaggaggaggaggatgtgctGCTCAGTTTATCCGCTAGAGGGCGCCACAGATACACGGATCAGAGCGAGGACAAAAAGTGTGTGCTGACTTTATGATGATCCTGTGCATCGTattttaacccattgaaacctgagcagattggcttgatttcttccaaagacatgtaaagaaggcgatgagcaacaaTACCTTAGAAATATaccttaaaatt carries:
- the ap1m2 gene encoding AP-1 complex subunit mu-2, translating into MSASAIFVLDLKGKVLICRNYKGDVDMAEIDHFLPLLMQHEEEGLLCPVMSHGNVHFMWIKHSNLYLVATTNKNSNASLVYSFLYKLVEVFTEYFKELEEESIQDNFVVVYELLDELMDFGFPQTTDSKILQEYITQEGAKLEVAKSKVPTTVTNAVSWRSEGIKYKKNEVFIDVIESINVLVNANGSVMSSDIVGSIKLKTMLSGMPELRLGLNDRVLFALTGRDKGKTVVMEDVKFHQCVRLSRFESDRTISFIPPDGESELMSYRINTHVKPLIWIESVIEKFSHSRVEIMVKAKGQFKKQSVANNVEVRVPVPSDADSPKFKTSTGNAKYVPEKNLVVWTIKSFPGGKEFLMRAHFGLPSVENDELEGKPPITVKFEIPYFTVSGIQVRYMKIIEKSGYQALPWVRYITQSGDYQLRTNV